The following are from one region of the Lentimicrobiaceae bacterium genome:
- a CDS encoding SDR family oxidoreductase: MNIVVTGASSGIGRETVKILADAPGNKLVAIARNSIKIQTLAGECNIHRQETIVQPVVFDLASGDFNKLAFQVFRQLGHIDVLINNAGAMLNEPFGQITNKSFDDVFNVNIRAPFLLTQALLPYFHDGAHVVNISSMGGVQGSVKFPGLSVYSASKGALSVLTECLALELAEKHISVNCLAFGAVQTEMLSKAFPDYKAPLSATQMGEYVAEFALNGHKFFNGKILPVSLSTP; the protein is encoded by the coding sequence ATGAATATAGTTGTAACCGGCGCTTCTTCCGGCATTGGCAGAGAGACCGTTAAAATACTTGCAGATGCTCCTGGAAACAAATTGGTGGCTATAGCCCGCAATAGTATTAAAATTCAAACACTTGCCGGCGAATGTAATATTCATCGCCAGGAAACCATTGTTCAGCCGGTTGTTTTTGATTTGGCATCCGGTGATTTTAATAAACTGGCATTCCAGGTTTTCAGGCAACTTGGGCATATTGACGTTTTAATCAACAACGCAGGTGCCATGCTCAACGAGCCTTTTGGCCAAATTACCAATAAATCATTTGATGACGTTTTCAACGTAAATATCCGGGCTCCTTTTTTACTTACCCAGGCTTTATTGCCTTATTTTCATGACGGGGCGCACGTAGTGAATATCAGCAGCATGGGAGGCGTTCAGGGAAGTGTTAAATTTCCGGGCTTGTCTGTTTATAGCGCCAGCAAAGGAGCACTTTCTGTTCTGACCGAATGCCTGGCTTTGGAACTGGCCGAAAAACATATTTCAGTAAATTGTCTCGCTTTTGGAGCTGTTCAAACTGAAATGCTGTCAAAAGCCTTCCCTGATTATAAGGCCCCGCTTTCAGCTACTCAAATGGGCGAATATGTGGCTGAATTTGCCTTGAATGGACATAAGTTTTTCAACGGAAAGATTTTGCCCGTATCTTTGTCCACACCCTAA
- a CDS encoding SoxR reducing system RseC family protein — protein MTGTVDCIAKNGIVDHMDEHSIYVKIMSMSACASCSAGGVCGSADASEKIIEIDKRTAPEVAVGASVKVHMDVANGNLAVVYGYLLPFLLLIISLIVFVNLMNEGWAGLLSIAVLLPYYTGLYLFREKLKKRFRFTLE, from the coding sequence ATGACCGGGACTGTTGATTGTATTGCCAAAAATGGTATAGTTGACCACATGGATGAGCATTCTATCTATGTAAAAATTATGAGCATGAGTGCCTGCGCTTCGTGCAGTGCAGGTGGTGTTTGCGGTAGTGCTGATGCCAGTGAAAAAATTATTGAGATTGACAAAAGAACTGCACCGGAAGTCGCAGTTGGTGCATCCGTAAAAGTTCACATGGATGTGGCCAACGGAAACCTGGCTGTTGTTTACGGCTATTTGCTTCCTTTTCTTTTACTTATCATTTCGTTGATTGTTTTTGTCAACCTCATGAATGAAGGATGGGCTGGTTTGCTCTCAATTGCAGTGCTGCTGCCTTATTATACCGGCCTTTATCTTTTTAGGGAGAAATTAAAGAAAAGGTTCAGATTTACTTTGGAATAA
- a CDS encoding T9SS type A sorting domain-containing protein, with protein MKHLYTTIMLVLSLSLTTLAQQEVLRPAEISKATYFDVSPPLREMPVIEASKRDLSWKDGIVKNKVDMPDFRNLPLPEATDADFKDAQNFKGNREGVLLQSFNGVGNVSGYLPPDTQGDVGPNHYMQMVNAAFAIWDKSGNLLYGPVDNRTLWNGFPGPWSSSNDGDPVVIYDEQADRWVASQFALPNYPNGPFYELIAVSQTGDPTGSWYRYAFTFTNMPDYPKLGVWRDGYYLSVNSFTSGSLNWNGTGVAALERDKMLVGDPNASMVFFTTPASGNPSSFLPADCDGAFPPEGSPAIFAYGRDGSTDMLVLHALQVDWETPANSTFTELISLPTMPFSSNINSVPQPGTSVTLQTISNRLMYRLQYRNFGTYQAMVANHTVNVSGHAGIRWYELRNSGSGWSIYQQGTYSPDATSRWMGSIAMNEAGDIALGFSASSSSVYPSIRFTGRYANDPLGVMTIAEQDIVAGGGSQTSSYQRWGDYSMMSVDPAHPDVFWYTQEYYQSTSNQSWKTRIGAFTFGTPLMAVAVATPDTICAGESATLSAQVSGASGDVVYEWTSSPGSFTSDLPEPVVTPDVTTVYSVTVTSDGNSATSSVEVVVNEAPSVSVPDDLFVCAGAQVALSAQLSGQGEILWTSDGDGTFSNPAVLSPEYLPGVQDIESGSVLLKINVNSSFGCGSASDSLNLTVNKAPSAEAGPAYESCGAEPVQLAGVATDYSAVMWSTLGDGTFTSPGSAEAIYAPGIADLEAGMVELIFNVTGNVSCADASDTTLLSISPAAVVEAGPDQEICAGENIQLVAEAVNYSSFSWETSGDGQFTDASAVETTYQPGAADLINGQASISAKITGLGACPQVEDQLLLLVHPLPVVSAGNDTTICKTASILLTGVAQHAGSYQWVSNGNGSFQDASALNTVYFPGTQDTVGNGITLSLNVSSLFGCGEASAQKNLQFAECLGIDNIGKAEIKILPNPTNGLFSVEISGMPELLKFRISVTDARGEVIVDQAHQSNGSLFKTKLDLSNYAKGIYLLKLSAGVEATVVKVIVQ; from the coding sequence ATGAAACACTTGTACACCACAATTATGTTGGTGCTAAGCTTGTCTTTGACAACGCTGGCTCAACAGGAAGTTCTCAGGCCTGCCGAAATATCAAAGGCCACTTATTTTGATGTTTCGCCTCCTTTGCGAGAAATGCCTGTAATTGAAGCCAGTAAGCGCGATCTTAGCTGGAAGGATGGCATTGTTAAGAATAAAGTGGATATGCCTGATTTTCGTAATCTTCCGCTTCCTGAAGCTACTGATGCTGATTTTAAAGATGCCCAGAACTTTAAGGGAAACCGCGAAGGTGTTCTTTTGCAAAGTTTTAACGGGGTAGGGAATGTTAGTGGCTATCTTCCTCCTGATACACAGGGCGATGTAGGACCGAATCATTATATGCAGATGGTGAATGCTGCTTTTGCTATCTGGGATAAATCAGGCAACCTGCTGTATGGCCCTGTTGACAATAGAACACTCTGGAATGGTTTTCCAGGCCCCTGGTCAAGCTCAAATGACGGTGACCCTGTGGTTATTTATGATGAGCAGGCCGATCGTTGGGTTGCCAGTCAGTTTGCTTTGCCCAATTATCCCAATGGTCCGTTTTATGAATTAATTGCCGTTTCACAAACCGGAGACCCCACAGGCTCCTGGTATCGTTATGCTTTTACTTTTACCAATATGCCCGATTATCCAAAATTGGGTGTATGGCGCGATGGTTATTATCTTTCGGTAAATTCATTTACTTCTGGTAGTTTAAACTGGAATGGAACCGGAGTTGCTGCTCTTGAACGTGATAAAATGCTGGTTGGTGACCCCAATGCTTCCATGGTTTTCTTTACTACACCAGCCAGTGGAAATCCATCCAGCTTTTTACCTGCCGATTGCGATGGAGCGTTTCCTCCGGAAGGAAGTCCTGCCATATTTGCCTATGGCCGCGATGGTTCAACTGATATGCTGGTGCTGCATGCCCTGCAGGTTGATTGGGAAACTCCGGCAAATTCAACCTTCACTGAACTGATTTCACTTCCAACAATGCCCTTCAGTTCAAATATTAACTCTGTACCGCAGCCTGGTACTTCGGTTACATTGCAAACCATCAGTAACAGGTTGATGTATAGGTTGCAGTATCGTAACTTTGGTACATACCAGGCAATGGTTGCAAACCATACAGTTAATGTTTCAGGTCATGCCGGAATAAGGTGGTATGAGCTTCGCAATTCCGGCTCAGGGTGGAGCATTTATCAGCAAGGCACTTATTCTCCTGATGCTACTTCACGCTGGATGGGATCTATCGCAATGAATGAAGCCGGTGATATTGCCTTAGGATTCTCGGCATCCAGTTCTTCCGTCTATCCTTCAATTCGTTTTACAGGCCGTTATGCCAATGATCCTTTAGGTGTAATGACCATAGCTGAACAGGATATTGTTGCAGGTGGTGGCTCTCAAACATCCTCATATCAGCGCTGGGGCGATTACAGTATGATGTCTGTTGATCCTGCTCATCCTGATGTGTTTTGGTACACTCAGGAGTATTATCAGTCTACAAGTAATCAGAGTTGGAAAACCCGTATAGGTGCTTTTACTTTTGGAACTCCTCTGATGGCTGTGGCAGTTGCAACACCTGATACTATATGTGCCGGTGAATCTGCCACTCTTAGTGCACAGGTTTCTGGCGCTTCAGGTGATGTTGTTTACGAATGGACTTCCTCTCCCGGAAGTTTTACGTCCGATTTGCCGGAGCCCGTTGTGACACCTGATGTTACTACTGTTTATTCAGTTACTGTTACCTCTGATGGCAATTCTGCTACTTCTTCTGTTGAAGTTGTGGTTAACGAAGCTCCTTCAGTTTCAGTTCCAGATGACTTGTTTGTATGTGCCGGAGCTCAGGTCGCTTTATCTGCTCAGCTTTCAGGCCAGGGAGAAATATTGTGGACAAGCGATGGAGATGGAACTTTCTCTAATCCTGCCGTTCTTTCACCAGAGTATCTTCCGGGTGTTCAGGATATTGAATCGGGAAGTGTCTTGCTAAAAATTAATGTAAACAGTAGTTTTGGTTGCGGAAGTGCATCCGACTCTCTTAATCTGACCGTCAATAAAGCTCCTTCTGCTGAAGCAGGCCCTGCTTATGAAAGCTGTGGGGCTGAACCAGTTCAGTTGGCCGGTGTTGCAACTGACTACAGCGCTGTAATGTGGAGCACTTTGGGTGATGGTACTTTTACCAGTCCCGGGTCTGCTGAGGCAATTTATGCGCCTGGCATAGCCGACCTCGAAGCCGGAATGGTAGAATTAATTTTTAATGTTACGGGTAATGTTTCCTGTGCCGATGCATCTGATACAACTTTACTTTCTATTTCTCCTGCAGCAGTTGTTGAAGCCGGACCAGATCAGGAAATATGCGCAGGTGAAAACATCCAGTTGGTTGCCGAAGCTGTAAATTATTCTTCGTTTTCGTGGGAAACTTCAGGCGATGGGCAGTTTACAGATGCTTCAGCTGTTGAAACAACCTATCAACCCGGCGCTGCTGATTTGATAAATGGCCAGGCGTCGATTTCAGCCAAAATTACTGGACTGGGTGCATGCCCGCAGGTTGAAGATCAGTTGTTGCTTCTCGTTCATCCATTACCCGTGGTATCTGCCGGAAATGACACAACCATCTGCAAAACTGCCAGTATCTTATTGACAGGGGTGGCTCAGCATGCCGGTTCTTACCAATGGGTGTCAAATGGCAATGGCAGTTTTCAGGATGCTTCTGCTTTAAATACAGTTTATTTTCCCGGAACCCAGGATACTGTTGGCAATGGGATTACCCTGTCTTTAAATGTCAGTAGCTTGTTTGGATGTGGTGAGGCTTCAGCCCAAAAAAACTTGCAGTTTGCTGAATGTCTTGGAATTGATAACATCGGTAAAGCTGAAATTAAAATTTTGCCAAATCCCACCAATGGATTATTTAGTGTTGAAATTAGTGGAATGCCTGAATTGCTCAAATTCAGAATATCTGTAACTGATGCCAGAGGTGAAGTAATAGTTGATCAAGCACACCAGAGTAATGGCAGTTTGTTCAAAACCAAACTTGATCTTTCAAATTACGCCAAGGGAATTTATCTGCTTAAGTTATCGGCAGGTGTAGAAGCCACAGTTGTAAAGGTAATTGTTCAATAA
- a CDS encoding RnfABCDGE type electron transport complex subunit B: MNETLVFAVISLSAIGVISAIILYFVAQKFKVIEDPRIDIVAELLPGANCGGCGLAGCRAFAEELVKTADLSALNCPVGGSDTMKQVAAALGLEAEEKDPMIAVVRCNGSRTNAPQKVKYDSAASCAFAHSLSAGESGCPNGCLGLGDCVVSCKFDAIYIDQETGLPVVSNEKCVACGACVSACPRHIIELRLKGKKDRRIFVSCVNVEKGGPARKNCSVACIGCGKCVKECPYEAITLKNNLAYIDYSKCRLCRKCEPVCPTGAIQELNFPVRKEKPGQPEVVSDAAKE; this comes from the coding sequence GTGAACGAAACCCTTGTTTTTGCTGTAATTTCATTAAGCGCAATAGGCGTAATTTCTGCCATTATTCTTTACTTCGTCGCTCAGAAATTTAAAGTTATTGAAGATCCTCGCATCGATATTGTTGCAGAATTACTTCCAGGTGCCAACTGCGGAGGATGTGGCCTTGCAGGATGTCGGGCATTTGCTGAAGAATTAGTAAAAACGGCTGATTTATCAGCCCTTAACTGCCCTGTAGGTGGCAGTGACACCATGAAGCAGGTGGCCGCAGCATTAGGTCTTGAAGCTGAGGAAAAGGATCCGATGATTGCAGTGGTTAGATGCAATGGAAGTCGCACAAATGCACCGCAAAAGGTGAAATACGACAGTGCTGCATCCTGTGCTTTTGCTCACTCGCTTTCGGCCGGTGAAAGTGGTTGCCCCAACGGTTGTTTGGGTCTTGGCGATTGTGTGGTATCATGTAAGTTTGACGCCATTTATATTGATCAGGAAACAGGCCTGCCAGTGGTTAGCAATGAAAAGTGCGTGGCTTGCGGGGCTTGTGTTTCGGCATGCCCAAGGCACATTATTGAGTTGCGGCTAAAAGGCAAAAAGGACCGCCGTATTTTCGTTTCGTGTGTGAATGTGGAGAAAGGCGGGCCTGCACGCAAAAATTGCTCAGTAGCCTGCATTGGTTGTGGCAAGTGTGTGAAAGAATGTCCTTACGAAGCCATCACATTAAAGAATAATCTTGCCTACATCGATTATTCAAAATGCAGACTTTGCCGCAAATGCGAACCGGTTTGCCCAACAGGAGCCATTCAAGAGCTTAATTTCCCTGTTCGTAAAGAAAAGCCTGGTCAGCCTGAGGTTGTTTCAGATGCTGCTAAAGAATAA
- the rsxC gene encoding electron transport complex subunit RsxC — translation MKTFKLGGVHPEENKLSAGAVVETLPLPEKVCIPVSQSLGAPSKVVVEKGELVKTGQLIAKGESFISSNVHASVSGKVVKIDEVIDASGYRRQAVFIDVIGDEWVENIDRTPALVSEITATKDDIVKKINEMGIVGLGGATFPSHIKLMVPEGKKAQYLLINGVECEPYLTSDHRLMLERGNEMLVGIKILMKGLDVTKAYIGIERNKPDAIDHLRNLCKDFQGIEVVELKVKYPQGGEKQLIKAVTGREVPSGKLPIEVGCVVNNVGTALAVYEAVQKNKPLIDRIVTVTGKSLQKPSNLLVRIGTPISSLIDFAGGLPENTGKVINGGPMMGKALTSLEVPVVKGTSGILIMSEQESVRVPVSNCIRCARCISVCPMGLEPVLLAQLAENQGFEQAEKEHIMDCIECGSCHFTCPAGRPLLDYLRLGKNKVGFIIRTRGK, via the coding sequence TTGAAGACATTTAAACTTGGCGGTGTTCATCCTGAAGAAAATAAACTCTCGGCAGGGGCTGTAGTTGAAACATTGCCTTTGCCCGAAAAAGTTTGTATTCCTGTGTCACAAAGCCTTGGCGCACCCTCAAAAGTAGTGGTTGAAAAGGGTGAACTGGTAAAAACCGGACAACTGATTGCTAAAGGCGAGTCCTTTATTTCGTCAAATGTACACGCATCCGTATCAGGTAAAGTTGTTAAAATTGATGAAGTTATTGATGCTTCAGGTTACAGACGACAAGCTGTTTTTATTGATGTAATTGGAGATGAATGGGTTGAGAATATCGATCGGACTCCTGCTCTTGTGTCAGAAATTACAGCAACCAAAGATGACATTGTAAAGAAAATCAATGAGATGGGCATTGTAGGGCTGGGTGGCGCTACTTTTCCTTCTCACATTAAATTGATGGTTCCTGAAGGGAAAAAAGCTCAATATTTGCTGATAAATGGAGTTGAATGTGAGCCCTATCTTACATCCGATCACAGGCTCATGCTTGAACGTGGGAACGAAATGCTGGTTGGTATCAAAATTCTGATGAAAGGATTGGATGTTACCAAAGCCTATATTGGAATTGAAAGAAATAAACCCGATGCGATTGACCATCTGCGAAATCTTTGTAAGGATTTTCAAGGAATTGAAGTCGTTGAATTAAAGGTGAAATACCCGCAGGGTGGCGAAAAGCAGTTAATCAAAGCTGTTACCGGTCGTGAAGTCCCTTCAGGCAAACTTCCTATTGAAGTTGGCTGTGTGGTGAACAATGTGGGTACTGCTTTAGCGGTGTATGAGGCAGTACAGAAAAATAAACCGTTGATTGACAGGATAGTAACTGTTACAGGCAAGTCTTTGCAAAAACCATCCAATCTTCTTGTAAGAATTGGTACTCCTATTAGCAGTTTAATTGATTTTGCCGGTGGCCTGCCGGAAAATACCGGAAAAGTAATTAATGGCGGACCCATGATGGGAAAAGCCCTGACTTCGCTTGAGGTGCCTGTGGTAAAAGGAACTTCCGGCATTCTTATAATGTCAGAACAGGAGAGTGTAAGGGTACCGGTTTCTAATTGTATCAGATGTGCCCGTTGTATTTCGGTTTGTCCAATGGGGCTTGAGCCGGTTTTACTTGCACAGCTGGCCGAAAATCAAGGGTTTGAACAGGCCGAAAAAGAGCATATTATGGATTGTATTGAATGTGGCTCCTGTCATTTTACCTGTCCGGCAGGAAGACCATTACTCGATTATCTGAGGCTTGGCAAAAATAAAGTTGGATTTATAATCAGAACCAGGGGAAAATAA
- a CDS encoding RnfABCDGE type electron transport complex subunit D → MSMLTVSGSPHVHGHQNVKSIMYGVVVAMLPAIFVSIYFFGLDAARVFFVSIAACLFFEWSIQKYLLKGPLTINDGSALVTGVLLAFNVPSSLPVWMIVVGALVSIGIAKMSFGGLGKNPFNPALVGRVFLLISFPVQMTSWPLPKALFNSAVTDAITGPTTLGILKEGISAGKTVQELMLSPNFPGYLNDFIGAQAGSMGEISAIALLLGAAYMFLRKIITWHIPVAYIGSAVVFSGILWLVDPTQFIDPLMHLLAGGMILGVFYMATDMVSSPMSPKGQIVFGVGAGLLTIMIRVWGAYPEGVSFAILIMNAFTPLINKAFKPARFGENVPVKK, encoded by the coding sequence ATGAGCATGTTAACTGTTTCGGGTTCACCCCATGTACATGGCCATCAGAATGTTAAGTCAATTATGTATGGCGTGGTGGTTGCCATGCTTCCGGCAATCTTTGTATCAATTTATTTCTTTGGTTTGGATGCTGCCAGGGTTTTCTTTGTTTCAATCGCAGCCTGCCTGTTTTTTGAATGGTCTATTCAGAAATATTTGTTAAAGGGCCCTCTAACCATTAATGATGGAAGCGCACTTGTAACCGGTGTGCTCTTGGCTTTTAATGTGCCCAGTAGCTTACCCGTTTGGATGATAGTGGTGGGAGCTTTGGTTTCTATCGGAATTGCTAAAATGTCGTTTGGCGGCTTGGGCAAAAATCCTTTTAACCCTGCGCTGGTTGGCCGTGTTTTCTTGTTGATATCTTTTCCTGTACAAATGACTTCGTGGCCGTTGCCCAAAGCTTTGTTTAATTCGGCAGTAACTGATGCCATTACCGGGCCAACTACCCTCGGGATACTCAAAGAAGGAATCAGTGCCGGAAAAACGGTGCAGGAGTTAATGTTATCGCCCAATTTCCCCGGCTATTTAAATGATTTTATCGGAGCTCAAGCCGGTTCAATGGGCGAAATCTCTGCCATTGCTCTTTTATTAGGCGCTGCATATATGTTTCTGCGAAAAATCATTACCTGGCATATTCCGGTTGCATATATTGGTTCAGCCGTTGTTTTTTCCGGAATTCTTTGGCTGGTGGATCCTACGCAGTTTATTGATCCCCTTATGCATTTGCTGGCTGGCGGTATGATCCTGGGCGTGTTTTATATGGCCACTGATATGGTGTCTTCGCCAATGTCGCCCAAAGGACAAATAGTTTTTGGGGTTGGCGCCGGGTTGTTAACGATTATGATAAGGGTATGGGGTGCTTATCCTGAAGGTGTATCTTTTGCTATTCTTATTATGAATGCTTTTACACCTTTGATTAATAAAGCATTCAAACCCGCAAGGTTTGGTGAGAATGTTCCGGTAAAGAAATAA
- a CDS encoding RnfABCDGE type electron transport complex subunit G, with protein sequence MAKTESSFRNMVLTLLAISLVASLSLGAVYNLTKEPIAKAQQQKKENAIKQVVPAFDKLEQVSVIPEPGADPILINKAIKGDSLVGYAVETYTDKGFGGRVMLMVGFDPAGTIINTAVLKHTETPGLGDKMDIAKSDFSVQFKNKNPEQFVLKVKKDGGQVDAITAATISSRAFCDAVQKGVDAVKKEGGAK encoded by the coding sequence ATGGCAAAAACAGAATCGTCATTCAGAAATATGGTGCTAACGCTACTGGCAATTTCTTTGGTAGCATCACTGTCTCTGGGGGCTGTGTATAATCTTACTAAAGAACCTATTGCCAAAGCGCAGCAACAGAAAAAAGAGAATGCAATCAAGCAGGTTGTTCCGGCTTTTGATAAATTGGAGCAGGTTTCAGTTATCCCGGAGCCTGGTGCTGACCCTATTCTCATCAATAAGGCTATCAAAGGCGATTCATTGGTTGGATATGCTGTTGAAACATATACCGACAAAGGCTTTGGTGGACGCGTCATGCTGATGGTCGGTTTTGATCCGGCCGGTACTATTATCAATACGGCTGTGTTAAAGCATACCGAAACTCCTGGTCTTGGAGATAAGATGGATATTGCTAAGTCTGATTTTTCGGTGCAGTTTAAAAATAAAAACCCCGAACAATTCGTGTTGAAAGTAAAAAAAGATGGCGGACAGGTTGATGCAATTACTGCCGCTACCATTAGCTCGAGGGCTTTTTGCGATGCAGTTCAAAAAGGTGTGGATGCGGTTAAAAAAGAAGGAGGTGCCAAATGA
- a CDS encoding electron transport complex subunit E, whose translation MSQLKNFTKGLLVSNPVLVLLLGMCPTLGVTTSAINGMGMGLATTFVLVASNVAISLVKDLIPDKVRIPSFIVIIASFVTIVDLIMAGYAPALHAQLGLFIPLIVVNCIVLGRAEAFASKNGVFSSMIDGLGMGIGFTFALMMLGSIRELLGSGAVFGFKLIAGDAILVFVLAPGAFIALGYLIALINKLRKV comes from the coding sequence ATGAGCCAGTTGAAAAATTTTACAAAGGGACTTCTTGTTAGCAATCCTGTTCTGGTGTTATTGCTGGGGATGTGCCCTACGCTGGGTGTTACTACTTCTGCCATCAACGGTATGGGTATGGGCCTGGCTACCACTTTTGTCCTGGTTGCATCCAATGTAGCCATTTCGTTGGTTAAAGATTTAATTCCTGATAAAGTCAGAATTCCTTCATTTATCGTAATCATTGCCTCTTTTGTAACCATTGTCGACCTAATTATGGCTGGTTACGCTCCTGCACTGCATGCACAATTAGGATTGTTTATTCCTTTAATTGTGGTCAACTGTATTGTGTTAGGTCGTGCAGAAGCTTTTGCCTCAAAAAACGGGGTGTTCTCATCAATGATTGACGGGTTAGGTATGGGCATTGGCTTTACCTTCGCTCTGATGATGCTTGGAAGTATCAGAGAACTTCTGGGATCAGGCGCTGTATTTGGATTTAAGCTTATTGCAGGTGATGCCATTCTGGTGTTTGTTCTAGCTCCAGGTGCCTTTATTGCACTCGGTTATCTGATTGCTCTTATCAATAAGTTGCGCAAAGTCTGA
- the rsxA gene encoding electron transport complex subunit RsxA — MEYIIIVISAIFVNNIIFAQFLGICPFLGVSNKLSTSVGMGGAVVFVMTLATIVTYLVYQFILLPLGLGFLQTISYILVIAALVQMVEIILKKVSPAMYQALGIFLPLITTNCAVLGVAILVIQKKLNLMESVVFAVATSIGFTLALVIFAGIREHLDLMGVPKGMRGIPIALVVAGLLSLAFMGFAGLV, encoded by the coding sequence ATGGAATATATTATTATTGTCATTTCAGCCATTTTTGTTAACAACATCATTTTTGCTCAGTTCCTTGGAATCTGTCCTTTTCTGGGCGTTTCCAATAAATTGTCCACGTCTGTGGGAATGGGCGGAGCGGTTGTTTTTGTGATGACGCTGGCAACCATAGTGACCTACCTGGTTTATCAGTTTATTCTATTACCTCTTGGATTGGGCTTTTTGCAAACAATCAGTTATATTCTGGTGATTGCCGCCCTGGTGCAGATGGTTGAAATCATTCTTAAAAAAGTTAGCCCTGCCATGTATCAGGCCTTAGGTATTTTTCTGCCATTGATCACTACAAACTGCGCCGTTTTAGGTGTGGCTATTCTTGTGATTCAAAAAAAGCTGAACCTGATGGAAAGTGTGGTTTTTGCCGTGGCAACTTCTATTGGCTTTACACTGGCTCTCGTTATTTTTGCCGGTATCCGCGAACATCTCGACCTCATGGGCGTGCCTAAAGGTATGCGCGGTATTCCTATAGCCCTGGTTGTTGCCGGATTGCTTTCCCTTGCATTTATGGGTTTTGCCGGTTTGGTTTAA